From a single Rickettsia endosymbiont of Cantharis rufa genomic region:
- a CDS encoding IS3 family transposase: MKVSRNGYYEWLNNLGCNRVKEGNELTNRIEIIFKEGRGNYGTRPIKKELSRQDITASRRRIARLIKEANLLCKTKRKFKAITDSNHNKQIAPNLLNRKWPHLHFTDVDIKRLYVQ, from the coding sequence ATGAAAGTATCACGTAATGGTTATTATGAATGGTTAAATAATCTTGGATGTAATAGGGTTAAAGAAGGTAATGAATTAACAAACAGAATTGAAATTATCTTTAAAGAAGGTAGAGGTAATTATGGAACTAGACCTATTAAAAAGGAACTATCACGGCAAGATATAACTGCTAGTAGGAGACGCATTGCAAGACTAATAAAAGAAGCTAATTTGCTATGTAAAACTAAACGTAAATTTAAAGCCATTACTGACTCTAATCATAATAAGCAAATTGCTCCTAATTTATTAAATAGAAAGTGGCCGCACCTCCATTTTACAGATGTGGATATTAAAAGGCTATACGTTCAATAA
- a CDS encoding IS3 family transposase has translation MVNNALLMAIWQRKPAKGLIWHTDRGSQYCSDSHLKIIKQHGIKQSMGRKGNCLDNAVAESFFHTIKTELMYQYKFKTKEEAKYAIFEYIEVFYNRIRMYSANDYLSPVRYEEIQNCA, from the coding sequence TTGGTTAATAATGCTTTATTAATGGCAATATGGCAACGTAAACCAGCAAAAGGGCTTATTTGGCATACTGATAGAGGTAGTCAATATTGTTCTGATAGTCATTTAAAAATTATAAAACAACATGGTATCAAACAGAGTATGGGTCGTAAAGGAAATTGCTTGGATAATGCTGTTGCTGAAAGTTTCTTTCATACTATAAAAACAGAATTAATGTATCAATATAAATTTAAAACTAAGGAGGAAGCAAAATATGCCATATTTGAATATATAGAGGTATTTTATAACCGTATCAGAATGTATTCTGCTAACGATTATTTATCACCAGTAAGATATGAAGAGATACAAAATTGCGCTTAA